The DNA sequence ATGACTCGATCCTACGGTGACCCGACACGCCACGGCGAGGGGCCTCCCGCGACGAAAATAAGGCTGACCTAACCGGAATCCGACGAGATTCGAGCCTCCTTGGTGAGAAAACCACGGGTTCTTTTCAGCCATAATGGGTTACGTGACGAGCACCTCCTTGAACCCTTCTGGTGGACTGGCCTCCGCGCCGAGCGCCCCGGCGATCAACCGGCCCAATGTGGTGGCCGTCGGCACGATCGTCTGGCTCGGCTCCGAGGTGATGTTCTTCGCGGGCCTCTTCGCGATCTACTTCACCCTCAAGTCCACCTCCCCCGCCCTCTGGGCCGCCGAGACCGCGCACCTCAACGTGCCCTATGCGGCGGTCAACACGACCGTCCTGGTGCTCAGCTCGGTCACCTGCCAGTTCGGTGTGTTCGCCGCCGAGCGGCTGCAGGCTCGTCGCGCCGGGGGCCTCTTCCAGTTCTGGAAGTGGGGCATGGTCGAGTGGTTCGCCCTGTCCTACATCATGGGCGCGATCTTCGTCTCCGGGCAGGTCCTCGAGTACGCCACCCTGGTCTCGGAGGGCATCTCGCTCAACGCCAACGCCTACGGGTCGGCGTTCTACCTCACCACCGGCTTCCACGCCCTCCACGTCACGGGCGGGCTCATCGCATTCCTCCTCGTCATCGGCCGCGCCTTCGCGGTCAAGTACTTCGGCCACAAGGAGGCGACGAGCGCCATCGTCGTCTCGTACTACTGGCACTTCGTCGACGTCGTGTGGATCGGACTGTTCGCGGTCATCTACATCATTCGCTAGAAACAGGAGCTGACCTCACCCCATGCGTCCCCGTTCCGGAACACACACCCGCAGCGCCGCGAAGAACCGCGCCAGGTCGTCGGCTGCCCGCACCAAGACGCCCCGCAAGACCGGCCGCCGCCACCCGCTGGCCACGATCGCCCTGCTGGCGGTCGGACTGGGCCTGACCGGAGGCGCGTACGCGACCTTCACGACGACCACGGCGTCCGCCGACCAGCCCCAGGCGCAGGTCGCCAGCCAGAGCTCGATCACCGAGGGCAACAAGCTCTTCCAGGCCAACTGCGCGACCTGCCACGGCCTGCAGGCGCAGGGGTCCTCCGTAGCGCCGAGCCTGATCGGCGTCGGCGCCGCGGCCGTCGACTTCCAGGTCGGCACCGGCCGCATGCCGATGCAGATGCAGGGCCCGCAGGCTCAGGAGAAGCCGGTCCAGTTCACCGACGCGGAGGTCAAGGCGCTCGCCGACTACGTCGCGTCGCTCGGCCCGGGCCCGTCGGTCCCCGAGCAGAAATACCTCGCCGGCGACGGCAACGCCGCCCGCGGCGCCGAGCTGTTCCGCGTCAACTGCGCCATGTGCCACAACGTGGCCGGCGCGGGCGGCGCGCTGACCGAGGGCAAGTACGCGCCGTCGCTCAAGGGCGTCAGCGCCAAGCACATCTACGAGGCCATGGTCACCGGCCCGCAGAACATGCCGGTGTTCAACGATCTGAACATCACGCCGCAGGGCAAGGCCGACATCATCACCTACCTCAAGTACATCCAGACCAACGCCTCCCCCGGCGGCTACGGCCTGGAGGACCTCGGCCCCGTCGCCGAGGGCCTGTTCCTCTGGATCTTCGGGCTGGGCGCCATCGTCGCCCTGACCGTCTGGATCACGGCCAAGTCCAACTGAGCCGGTACCGGGTAGAGACACAGCAAGAAGGAGAGCAATGGCACAGGACGACAACGGCGGGCACGAGCTGACGCCGGCCGGTTCGTCAGCCGTCGACGTGCACCGCACGGGCGACCCCGGCACCGCGGTGATCATCCGCGACGCCGTGGAGAACCCCGGCTTCCCGCCGCACCGCCCCCGGGTCACCGACCTCGACCCGCGCAAGGAGCGGCGCGCCGAGCGCACCGTCTACACGCTGTTCTACCTGTCCATCGCCGGGAGCGTCTGGGCGGTCGCCGCCTACATGGCGTTCCCGATCAACGACAGCGACCCGGGCTCCGTCCGGCTGAACAACCTGTTCATCGGCATCGGCATCGCCCTCGCGCTGCTCGCCATCGGCATCGGTGCGGTGCACTGGGGCAAGGCCCTCATGCACGAGAAGGAGGGCGTCGACCTCCGTCACCCGGTCCGGGGCAAGGAGGCGACGACCGAGCGCGCCGCCGAGATCTTCCGCCAGGCCGACGAGGAGTCCGGCTTCAGCCGCCGCACCCTCGTGCGCAACAGCCTCATCGGGGCGCTCATCGCGTTCCCGCTCCCCGCGGTCGTGCTCTTCCGCGGGCTGGCCCCGCAGGGCGAGGACCCGGCGGAGCTCCTCTCGAACACCTTCTGGAAGAAGGGCCTGCGGCTCACGCGCGATCCCTCCGGCACGCCGATCAAGGCGTCGGACGTCACGCTGGGCAGCGTCTTCCACGTCATCCCCGAAGGGCTCAACGAGTCCGAGAACAAACTGGAGGAGAAGGCCAAGGCCGCCGTGCTCCTCATGCGCCTCAAGCCCGAGGACCTGCACGTCTCCAAGGGTCGCGAGAACTGGAACTACGACGGGATCGTCGCCTACTCCAAGATCTGCACGCACGTCGGGTGCCCCGTGGCGCTCTACGAGCAGCAGACGCACCACCTGCTCTGCCCGTGCCACCAGTCGCAGTTCGACATCACGCATGAAGCGCAGGTCATCTTCGGACCGGCGAAGCGGCCTCTGCCGCAGCTGCCGATCACCGTCGACGCCGATGGCTACCTGGTCGCCCGCAGCGACTTCCACGAGCCCGTCGGCCCGAGCTTCTGGGAGCGTCATTGAGCACCACGACCGCCGCACCCGCGGCAACGACACCGGTCAAGAAGGGGGGGTTCACGGCAGCCGCCGCGAACTACCTCGAGGACCGCACCAGCATCTCGGGCGCCGTCAAGGAGTTCGGGCGCAAGATCTTCCCGGACCACTGGTCCTTCCTCCTCGGTGAGGTGGCGCTCTACAGCTTCGTCGTCATCCTGATCACTGGGACCTTCCTGACGTTCTTCTTCCAAGCGTCCATGGCCGAGGTCGTCTACAACGGCTCGTACGTCCCGCTCAAGGGCATCGAGATGTCCTCGGCGATGCAGTCCACGCTCAACATCTCCTTCGAGGTGCGCGGCGGCCTGCTCGTCCGTCAGATCCACCACTGGGCGGCGC is a window from the Leifsonia sp. AG29 genome containing:
- the qcrC gene encoding cytochrome bc1 complex diheme cytochrome c subunit → MRPRSGTHTRSAAKNRARSSAARTKTPRKTGRRHPLATIALLAVGLGLTGGAYATFTTTTASADQPQAQVASQSSITEGNKLFQANCATCHGLQAQGSSVAPSLIGVGAAAVDFQVGTGRMPMQMQGPQAQEKPVQFTDAEVKALADYVASLGPGPSVPEQKYLAGDGNAARGAELFRVNCAMCHNVAGAGGALTEGKYAPSLKGVSAKHIYEAMVTGPQNMPVFNDLNITPQGKADIITYLKYIQTNASPGGYGLEDLGPVAEGLFLWIFGLGAIVALTVWITAKSN
- the ctaE gene encoding aa3-type cytochrome oxidase subunit III encodes the protein MGYVTSTSLNPSGGLASAPSAPAINRPNVVAVGTIVWLGSEVMFFAGLFAIYFTLKSTSPALWAAETAHLNVPYAAVNTTVLVLSSVTCQFGVFAAERLQARRAGGLFQFWKWGMVEWFALSYIMGAIFVSGQVLEYATLVSEGISLNANAYGSAFYLTTGFHALHVTGGLIAFLLVIGRAFAVKYFGHKEATSAIVVSYYWHFVDVVWIGLFAVIYIIR
- the qcrA gene encoding cytochrome bc1 complex Rieske iron-sulfur subunit, whose amino-acid sequence is MAQDDNGGHELTPAGSSAVDVHRTGDPGTAVIIRDAVENPGFPPHRPRVTDLDPRKERRAERTVYTLFYLSIAGSVWAVAAYMAFPINDSDPGSVRLNNLFIGIGIALALLAIGIGAVHWGKALMHEKEGVDLRHPVRGKEATTERAAEIFRQADEESGFSRRTLVRNSLIGALIAFPLPAVVLFRGLAPQGEDPAELLSNTFWKKGLRLTRDPSGTPIKASDVTLGSVFHVIPEGLNESENKLEEKAKAAVLLMRLKPEDLHVSKGRENWNYDGIVAYSKICTHVGCPVALYEQQTHHLLCPCHQSQFDITHEAQVIFGPAKRPLPQLPITVDADGYLVARSDFHEPVGPSFWERH